TGCAGAAAAGGACAGGACGACTGCAGACAGGGAACAGCTTCCGGATAGATTCAATACCATTCGTGAAAAAACAACAACAATACCAGATTATGAAAGTTCCGTTACGGTAAGTGAATGGAACAATTCTCAAGAAACAGCAGAGGTTATGTATGATGATTCAGACGGTGCTTTCAAAGAAGAATGGGGATTATTTTTAGCATCTGAAGCGGCAAACCGGGATATTGATCCTTTTCTTGTTTATGAGTTGCTGCGAGTGGAAACAGGTGGAGAATTTGATCCGGAAATGACAGGACCGCAAACGAGTTACGGTCATGCATATGGCCTGGCGCAGTTCATGACAAATACTGCACCTTGGATCGCAGAGATGGCCAGTGTTGAGTATGATGAGGATCTCTTATTTGATCCGTATTATTCCATGCTTCTTTCCGTGGAGTATCTTGATTTCCTGCATGATCGTTATGATGACTGGAATTATGCATTAACAGCTTATCATCGAGGGATTTATGGTATGGAAAACTATGTGAGCCGGAATGGGCACGCCAATAGCTGGTATGCTGAAGAAATTCAGGAAATGGCAGATAAGTCAGGTCAATTAGTCTCTCACAACTAATAATGAAATATAATACTGCAGGGCCGGGACATCTCTTCGATGTCCCGGCCCTGCAGTATTATATTAACTCGTGAAGAAACATTGGCAGTGTGATTTACATTGATAAGTCATATTTTAATCATTTTCTTCAAATTGAGCAGCCTGATAGTACAGCTGTTCTTGACTTCGAAATAGCGGTTCATTTTCTTTTGGGAGAATATACGTATAGGAACCGTCAGGTTGCTGTTCGCGAGCCTTCACGTTGTCTTTCAGTCCATAATCCAGTACTTGTTTCACCCGCTCTTTAACGCCTTGCTTTTCGACAGGGAAT
This Salisediminibacterium beveridgei DNA region includes the following protein-coding sequences:
- a CDS encoding lytic transglycosylase domain-containing protein — translated: MNKLWLIYSSIAFVTVLLMGLSTLENESDIQVAEKDRTTADREQLPDRFNTIREKTTTIPDYESSVTVSEWNNSQETAEVMYDDSDGAFKEEWGLFLASEAANRDIDPFLVYELLRVETGGEFDPEMTGPQTSYGHAYGLAQFMTNTAPWIAEMASVEYDEDLLFDPYYSMLLSVEYLDFLHDRYDDWNYALTAYHRGIYGMENYVSRNGHANSWYAEEIQEMADKSGQLVSHN